Part of the Anaerolineae bacterium genome is shown below.
TAAAAAAGCGCTTCCTGCTTTAAGAGATATCGTTATTGATGAAAGGGACAGATATCTTGCTCATAAGATCAGAACAGCGCCTGGCAAAAGAATAGTGGCAGTTGTCGGCGCGGGTCATGTGCCGGGCATAAAAAAATACTGGGAAGTAAATACAGATATTAACGCTCTTGAAAAGATCCCCCCAAACAGCATGTTCATGCGCATTTTTAAATGGATTTTGCCTTTATCCATACTGGCTCTTTTTATTTTTGGATTTTTCTCCGGCGGCTCTACGGCAGGTACTCAGATGATAATCTGGTGGATAGCGGCAAACGGTCTGATGGCAGGGCTTGGAGCAACAATAGCTTTTGCCCATCCATTGACGATTCTATCTTCGATCCTGGCAGCTCCTGTAACATCCTTAAATCCAATGATAGCCGCGGGATGGGTTTCAGGACTGGTTGAGGCTTTTTCAAGGAAGCCAAAGGTCAAAGATTTTGAAAACCTGGCAGAGGACATTCTTTCCATAAGGGGCTTCCGGCAAAACAAGGTAACTAAAATCCTTCTGATAGTGGTATTGACAAATTTAGGCAGCGCAATAGGTACCTTTGTTGCTATCCCGCT
Proteins encoded:
- a CDS encoding TraB/GumN family protein; translation: MKPPVINSNIHLLSFEDKEVILLGTAHVSNESAKLVASVIEEEKPDTVCIELCQARYQSIRQKKRWQNMDIIKVIKEKKAFLLLSNLLMASFQKRIAQKLDVKPGAEMIAAIETAEKVGAQVHLADRDIRITLSRTWRVMSLWDKLKILFQVILSAGEIDEISEKDIEKMKQEDMLETLLADVKKALPALRDIVIDERDRYLAHKIRTAPGKRIVAVVGAGHVPGIKKYWEVNTDINALEKIPPNSMFMRIFKWILPLSILALFIFGFFSGGSTAGTQMIIWWIAANGLMAGLGATIAFAHPLTILSSILAAPVTSLNPMIAAGWVSGLVEAFSRKPKVKDFENLAEDILSIRGFRQNKVTKILLIVVLTNLGSAIGTFVAIPL